The following nucleotide sequence is from Anopheles stephensi strain Indian chromosome 3, UCI_ANSTEP_V1.0, whole genome shotgun sequence.
ACCTTTACCAagaggcctagtccaagggttTTATTCCAAGGGCCCTTGTCTAATCCATATTGAAATGGACTACCAGGGGGCCTTGAGGACGCTAGAACACATTCACAGATGCGGTCACCCATCAGTACATTAACCCTGAGTGTAACAGTTGTTGTTCGCAGTGCAGCTGGTGGAGCCACCGTCATTCTGGGTTTTGCCTAGTATATTCCCAATCCGACATTTTGGGCCTCTTCGTTATATTCCACTACATAAAAGAGCCTCAGATCAATAATTTCTATATGATAATTCACAGAAATTATTTCAAGGAGTGTAAATTTCAATgttaacaaatatttaaaaactatTTCAAATAACGTTTTTGCTCAAAATTCTAAACTCATAACTTTTTCGACAATACGAAGCTTTTTCGAAGCCGATCATACCAATCAACCGTTTAGACGCGGCTTAACACTTTCGAACCTGTCAGCCGGGCTGTCAAACATTTGGCAACCTTTTGACACATcgctggcaaaaaaaaatccatccccTTCGAAAAACTGTGCAAACCACCGCGAACGAGAAAGTGTACCGTACGAGTTCCGTCGTGTCCGGGAATCCGTTTTAAGCCCCCCTACCGTTGGTTGCTGCTCCCGCAGAAGATACGCGCGCCCGACAATGCTGACCAATCTGGCCAAGCTGTCCGCTGTCCGCGGAGTGTCGCAGTCCGTCACCAATGGGCTGAAACCTGCCGTCGTCGGTGCTGCGAAGACCGAAAGCAAATCGGCATCTGCCGCAGGTCAGATCCCTGTCGTTTCGGCCGCATCCGCCGCTGGCCTGCCGAGCAACAATGTTCGGGTGGTTTCTGGCGTCACAGGTTAATATCTTTGGTTGCTTGCGTCTGGAGATGGGGCAGCGAAATGCGCTAAACTTTGCGTTAAAGTTGTGTTGCATAATTGTTCTAGCGAAGGACGACGACATGGTCGCACGTTTGACAGTTCTCCGTGTGGACCGAATCATcgggtgaaaaacaaaaatcggtgCAAAATCTTGCGTTATGTAATGCAATCGTCGTTCCGTGCCAAATTGTCCTTTTTGCTGAAAGCCCACCGTGATGGGGTATGAAAGGACGAACTGCTTATCTTTAAAATTTTGGTTCTTtacttttttgtaaaaaacCCGGCCAGAATTACCTTTTCATGGTGCAGCAAGGAACGTTTCATCCCACACTGCGCCGTATGACGGAATgatcaaaacaaaccgaaccaaAACGCTCCAGATGTCAATGTGTACCCAGTTCGATTAAATTGTTTCTCCGTGCCTTATTAAACTAACTTTGCCTCTACTTTCGGTTGCAGGAGCAACACAGATCCGATGCGCCCACACCGACATCCGGGTGCCGGATTTCTCGGACTACCGTCGTGACCAGGTGAAGCGCCCGAACGCGAAGAACGACAGCGCGGATGATCGTGCTGCCTTCACGTACCTTCTGGTCGGAGGTAAGTGCGCTGCGCATGTTCCCTGCTGATTCGCAATAATGCCCGTGCCTTAATCCCGGTTCTAGGTGCCGCCGTTTCGACTGCGTACGTCGCCAAGTCGCTAGTGTCGACGTTCGTCTCCTCGATGAGCGCGTCCGCCGATGTGTTGGCCATGTCCAAGATCGAAATCAAGCTGGCCGATATCCCCGAGGGCAAGTCGATGACGTTCAAGTGGCGCGGTAAGCCACTGTTCATCCGCCACCGTACCGCACAGGAGATCGAGGCGGAACAGTCGGTCGCGGTCGCTACCCTGCGCGATCCCCAGAACGATACGGTACGTGAACGGTTGAGCGAAAAACTGTACGAATGTGTCTAATGCTTGTTGTTTATCTATTGAATCTTGCAGGAGCGCGTCCAGAAACCGGAATGGCTCGTCGTTATCGGTGTGTGCACGCATCTTGGCTGTGTGCCAATTGCGAACGCTGGTGACTTCGGTGGCTACTACTGTCCGTGCCACGGTTCCCATTACGACGCGTCCGGCCGTATCCGCAAGGGTCCGGCTCCGCTGAACCTGGAAGTGCCGTACTATGAGTTCCCGGAGGATGGTCTGCTTGTTGTCGGTTAGAAACCGTCCCCTCCCACCACCCCTTCAGTTTCCATCGCAAAACCGGTTAAAAGAGCAGAACCCTCCCAATCCAAATAAGTAGTGCAAAACGAGCTGAACAATCAATCTTGGTTCGGCGATAAGTGTTGAATGACGCAAAAGGGTTCCTTCGGATTGTCACCgcctcgcgtgtgtgtgtgtgtaagtattTGCAAACCCAGTCCGACCAAGGAGCTACTAATGCCCAGAAAATCGTAAGAGGCGTCCCAACCCCCCAGCAACAGGAGACAGCAACAatgcaaaccaaaaccaaTTTACCGATAGTAGAACAATTACAGCAGACTGGGTAATAAATTGATTGGTATAACGTTACTATAGCTGATCATCAATCTGTTATTCTTCTGTTAAGGGTCAAAATGCTGGGAATGATGCCACTGCATGTTCTCACTTAAGAAGCTGCTAGATTCCGGAGTCTGAATTCCAGATGTTGGGCTCTGGATAACCTCTAACAGTAGGAGGTGGTCACCGTGAAGCTGATACTCTTGACGCGCTATCCAGGCAGGCAAGAGCCTGGAACGACCTTGTGCAAAGTTGACTTggggcagtccggtggccgGGGCGATAACGATGCCACTCTTCAGACGACAGAACCAGGGATCTAACCCCACGTATgcaggactggctatccagtTAGTCGTTTTCAATTCGTTGGATTGGACACTAGCCGGATACGGACTACGTATCCGGATCCGACGACCACAAATTTCGAATGTTCAAAAGCAGTCCTTGTTACTTCAAGGGGAAGAAACCCTTAAGTAGTAAGCGATTGTTCTTTATTCGCTACATTTGAACTTCAATCAGTGGGCTTGATCGCTAGATGGCCCAAATCGCCTTGTGCCGCATCGCACAGCAGCGGTATGAGCACGCGCTTGTACAGATCGTCCTGCTCGCCGTGCGTAACGCGCACAATCTTGGCTGCCTGTTGCAGATGTATCAGTGCCTCCGCAAACTGGCACTCGTACAGCTGCAACTTACCAACCTTCAGATACGTCAGTCCCAGCATCGGATGGTACGGGCTGTAGTAGTGTCGAAAGCCGTCCAACAGCCGCAATCCGTACCCGATCGCTTCGCGCCACTTTTCCATGTTCAGTGCACTTTCCATCGCGTTGTCGAGCGTTTTGATGTGGTGCACGTTGTAGCGATGAAGGATGTTTTCCTGCTTCTTCAGGCACAGCCGGCTCACGTCCAGATCTGTAGCTTGGGgcgagtagaaaaaaaagaaagaacttCAACCCATCGTTCATCATACGTTCCTATTCGCTTAACCTTACATGCAACGTTTTTCATTTGCGCCAGATGATCCCGTGTGAAGCTACTGATTTCGGTAAACGTGTCCCGATCGGAATTTGTGATAGACGTCCCGCAAAGCGGACAGTGCTCCAGCTCCGAATCGTTCATATCGACCGATTCTTGGCAGTTTCTGTTCGGACATGCGGCAGCATTCATTCTCCTCTGCTCTTGCTCATCCCGGCAACGGTCACAGTCACAGTCGAAGTAGTACCGCTCGGAAAGCTGTTCCCGCCGTACGTCCGTCGTGTCAATCAGATCGATGTACGATATGAACAGTTTGCCGAAATCAAGCTCCTGCTCTGGATAGTCTTCCAGCAGGCGCATCTTGAGCGTTTCGCCGTCGAACGATACGACCACGTTCGGGCGGCAGCTGTGATCGATGATCGAGGCCCCGATATACATGCCCGTCCCGATGGTGTTCATTTCGTTGTCCAAAATGTTGAATGTGTTGATGCACATCTGGAAAGGTGACCGGAACATGTTTAATACTGTTGCAGCTAACTTTGTTCCATGCGCAACATTACTCACCTTTCCGTAAATTCGAAGCAATTCCATCTTGCTCGGACGTGCCACTTCATCCAACAATCGCTGCAGCACAACGAACAGTGAAGCAAAGTGGTCCATCCGTTTCAAGTctttttgaatgttttcctCGTCTGCATTATCAAACagttgtagaaaaaaaaagcattcaaaTTATTAGTCTAGCTCTCATACACTTACGATacgaaagggaaagaaaacgaaacaaacatcACCCACCATGCACAACAAAAGCGCACGGATGCATCTAGCTTCCTTCTTTCGGGATTCGGTGCCAACGTTCACACGATGCATCGTGCATTTTGTATGTGCAAATTAGATTGTACATTACCGAGGTTGAAAGTAGGGGTAAATGAGCCCCTTTTTAATGAGAGAGAGGAATTTGATAGGAAATGCATATAAGAACACATGATCATGGAGGGGGGAACACAGCCACGAATGCAAGccacagcaacagaaaaaatcgtaaaaacaaacacataacATCTCACATAGTTTTCCTCCCAAATCCCAGATGATACAGTTAGCTCTGGAATGTGTATCATCATGGCAGTTAACGATGGATGTGAATTGTACGTACTAGAAAGAAAGGGGAATCGCTTGTTATAAAGACATGGTATCTCGGGGGACATATGAATAACCTTCAACTTTCCTTCAGCATTGTTACACAATGCTTCACACAGAGCACAAAGAATTAGAAACCCAATTGCGACAGTCAAAGTAGTAGTAATGTTTCACGCTAAGCTACCTTGGTCTGATATTGAAGGTTTTCAATATTTCTCTTTCAACGGTACGAGAACCATGAGCAATGAGATGAGCAACCTAAATGGACTATAAATATGATgcgaaaaaaggggtaaatAAATAGATAGGCAGGCAGATCTTAAGAAACCTGATAGGGGGACTGCTGAAGACTTTCAACCCAACTTACGTGGCATAAGATCGCTGAACTTGCGGTAACGCTTGGAGGTGTAGTAGCCTTTGTACGTATCGCCACCTTTCAGCAGCCGTCGTACAATCCTGGCCATCATCAGTGCTGCGGGCGGGACAACGAGACCCGCCGGTAGCGCCTTTAGCTTTTCGCATTCCTCTTTATGATCGGACCATGCTTCTTTCTGGCACGAACGGCCACAGTAGCGTACGTACAGGCAGTTGGAGCATTTCATTACCTTTGTcctgaaaaaaggaaaaaagtacAACAGTTTTTACATTTTGATTAATACCAAGAGGAAGTAAATTTACAGCACTAAGCTTACTTACTCCTTAAAGCAACGGTCACATCTCGAATCACGGTACCGAGGATCGAGTACGCACGCGAATGGTTTCTCCTGCAGTATCACATCTCCCCGTCGATAGATTGATTTCTTCATGATGCAGGTCACAAGCAAGACTGGGAGCTTTCACCACAGACTAGGCACAGCAAGCCAAACAAATGGATGCCCTAAACAGAGCTCACCGCAACACTTGCTCGAGTCTCCCGGCACGCAACCGGTAGTCGCACACCGTTCTAATTAGCTGCCCGCGAACAGTGgtggaaatttaaaaataacgcTCATTCGGGTTTACTACCGGTGTCGGGCACGGGCAACGGTGGTTGCCGCGAAGGTGCTGGAACTACGCATCAAACAGAAAATAGAAACCGTAAATAGAGGCGTGGGTCTGGGGATGCTCTGTTGTTGCCGTTCTGCAGCAGAGATGTAGAGCGACGGCCACAGCCAGACAGCGAAATGCATAAATGTTACATACTTATCGGGGAGAATGGTGTGTATTTTTAGAGCCGCCGTACAGCTTTTTATAGACGATGCTTGCATGCGTAACGTTCGGCTATTCTCTGCGGTGCCACTAGCACTTCCCTGTTCTAGCTTCGGTTGGAAGCATACGTTAGAATTTTGAATGAATCGTTCGTCCGCCGAAAGCTAGTCGCGATATGAGTCCTAATTTGCGGCTAAAATATCGACAATTATGTGTATTACTGAATGTATTTCACGAGCAGTTATTTATTTGGGTTTGGTATGATCAAatttttggggtttgtttATTTCGAATATTAATTTGCTACCCAGAACTGTCAAAATTCAATAACAACGTGACCTGTGTATACATTGCCGTGTTAACCACTTGTCATTAAAAAAcgaatttttattcaattttatctctttttctatgtggtataatataaaaatggtttaatttGCACATTCCATGCAATTCTTCCTTAAAAAGACGTTTATAAACTACAAATAAACAGTTTGCACCGTTTTTATGATGCCAGATTTATCTATCAACCTTGGTCTACGAATGGCGCGCTTTTCCCCCTAGCTGTGGCCAGTCGGTGTGATATACAAACAGCCGGACTTAAACTTTGTGCCTTGTTTGTGCCCCCGGGAAAATATGGCCCATCCACACGATTATCTGTTCAGTGAAAGTGCCACAGTGGAGGATGAAAACGATGGGATTATTCCGTCCGATGACGATGAACTCCCGGATGCGGACGGCGACGATGCTGCCGATGGAGACGATGCAGCCGGCCCATCCAAACCGGTACCGGTGgaggcgaagaagaaaacggtCCGAAATCCGCGAAACATGCTCAACGAAGCGAAACTGTGTGGCCCACGCGGTATAATCGCTCTGAAGGATCATTTCAAAGATTTCAAGTTCCATGGGAAAGGCCACGAAGCGTCCGATCTGAACAGGATGATGCGCCACTACGAGCACTGGGCCCATCGTCTCTATCCGAAGTTCCACTTCGACGATTGTATGGCCAAGATCGAGAAGCTCGGTCACAAGAAGCAGGTACAGATGTACATGAACAAATATCGGTCCGGTTTGTTGCAGCAGGAACTGGATGAGGCGGCCGCCATACGCAGCGAGGAAGACGAGCCGGATGACAATCGTCAAATGAACCAACCGCTGGATCCGTTGGACAGTATGCTCGAGGAGCAGATAGCTCGGTCAAGGGGGCGAACATCGATTGCCAACACATCCGGCATTGGAAATCTCTCCACAGACACGGCCTTCGACGCGGTCAGGCAGGATGGAGTGAATCCACTGACGGAGGAGAGCAACGTGCACGCGAATGCCTTGAAAGATACACAACAGGTGATGATGCCGAAACCACCACCCATTATCAACGAGGAACTGAAGGCAAAAATTGAAGCAAACCGATTGAAAGCGCTAGAACTGCGGAAGGCACGCATGCTAGCACAATCACAAGGCAGAAATGAAACCGAAAATACGGAAAACGATTCTAGCACCTTGACACGCAGCCCCGAtgcgcaataaaaataaagttttgTAAATCTTCGAATATTGACATTTTTTATATTCAACAGTTCGGTCTCCAATGCCATACACTACTGGAGTTAGCTCTTCTCCAGCGTGCAACGTCTTATAAAATGTAATATAGAAATTATccttagtagtagtagcgaTAAAAGTACGTTTTCTTACAGATACGAATTCAAATCATTACCCAGCGAAACGCAAAGTCAGGTATCTACTCGGCGGCTTTGGTTTCGCTTGCCGAGGGCTTCTCAACCGCCGCGTCCTTCTTACTGGGAGGCTCACCGTCCGCAGCATCCTTGTCGGCATTATTATCCCGCTTACGCTTATGTCCTGcgccgtgatgatgatggttgcgGTTGTTATTGCCCCGGTTTCCTCTACCCTTGTGCTTCGCACTGCCCTTCCACTTGGCCTGTTCCTCCGCAATCTTCGTCAGGTAGGCGGTTTCCTTCTCCTCAACGAGCAATTCGACCGTTACCTCGGCATCGTCGACTGTCAGCTAAAAAGGTGCAACAAAAATGTGTAAATTATCTTCCCTATACGTCCCATCACTGTTCGCCGTTCATTTTACGTACCTTCTTATCCGTTAGCTTTTCGAGGAACTGTTTGCCTGCGTCCTGTTTGCTAAAACGCACGTACCCATTCTTGTCCCCCTTCTGGTAATCGATGTAAGCGAACTCGAGCGTTTCATCAAGCCCACGGATTGTTTCCTTGATCGATTCACGGGTCGTTTCCTTCCCGAACCCATccataaacacacacgctcCGGTCGGCAGCTGCGCGACCAGCTCATTGTTCGCCTCCTGCTTCTTGCGCTTCCGCTCCTCTATCTTCTCGGTGCGTTGCTTGTGCTCGGCGCGCTTTGATTCGTAGTAATCGTTCTGCATCATGCAAATCAGCTCCTTGCCCTTGTACTTCAGCGGGCCTTTCTCCAAAAACTTGGCGCACTCCTCCTTGTCGGAAAACGTCACGAACAGGCTGCCCTTGAACAGGTACTTCTTGGTCGGTTTGTCCAGATACTTGCGCATCACGATGTTGGTCACCTTTTCGAACGATTCGAAAAATTCCACCAGCTCATGCATTGTGGTGCCACCCTGCGGGGCAAACCCTTTCACGTACACGGTACGAGCGTACAGCTCCTTGCGTCGCTCCTCGTTCATCTCGGGCAGCGGACGTTCCGGATGGCGGCGCAGCTTCTCCTTATCCTCGCTGATCTCGATCAATCCCTCGTCCGATTTGGCAATCGAATCCACAATCACCTTCTTGTCCTCGCTGAGCGATTTCAGACGCTTGAACGTCAGCAACACATCGAGCGGAACCCAGCCATCATCTTTGGCGATCTGGTCCTTCATGAATTTGTCCTTGGCCAGATTGGCATCACCGAAGTAGTACTCCAGCTGGCGGATAATTGCGGCTTCGTTCGCGGTGACGGCACCGCTGTTAGCCTCGCTCTCTTCCGGCTTCTCCTCCGGTACGGGGGCAGATTGTACTTCTGACTCGGTCATGGTGCGTGGCTGCAAGTAAATGTTAGGTTAGATTGTATACCGGGTAAATATTGCGGAGCGCACCGAAAGGCACGATCTGTTAACAACCCTTCAGTGGTAGCGAATGAGTACGGGACAACTTTTTCCGCAGAAAGATTGTGCTAAATCGTTACCTGATATAGGAGAAACTCGCGTTATTTCACGTTAATTTTGCACGTGCGAGCTTACGAAGTGTCGTCAGAGAAatgcttgtttgtgtgtttgcacgTTTTCCAATCATGTTGAAGGATGGATGACAGTTCGAACGACTGACTGGAACCAAGATGCTTTCACATAAGATGTGCACCTTGAAACAgaattgaaaacaattttatttattcgtttGGTTTGCTCTAcagaaaatatttgtttgaaaacatttatttttgaattgcAATTGCCGTTGCTTAATttacaaaataaacaatttaaatttcaaaagtAAAAATGGTGTACCACTATGTTCTAGTCACCTTGGGATGCAAACCTGTCagattgtttacatttgtGTGAGCTGTCATCAATCGCAAACACACGTGCGCCGCAATTCTTGGTGCGCCGTATACGCTGTGTGATTTCGGTTTAGTTTTTGTTAAAATAACCACTTTACAGAACTATCCATACGATGGATGATAGTTTAGGCTCAGTGATGCTTCCCAGCATGAAAGAGCGTCAGAAAAGGCTGTGCCAAGAGGGACAGAAACCACGGCATCGTCCACTGTACCAAGGTATGGGTTTTCATTTCCAATCTCTTTACAAACGAACGCTCGAAAGTGATCAGAAGAGGTCTAAAAGTGTTTTCTATCAATGGTTTTAGATTCCAACAATGTAGGCGCACGTATGCTTGCTAAGCTGGGGTGGTCGGAAGGTAAGGGTTTAGGTAAGGACGAAAACGGCATTACCGAACCCGTATCACAAAGGCTGAAACGGGACAACGAAGGGGTTGGCTTTGTTGGTGTTCCCGATGATCAGTGGACGCAGCACGATGCAGGTTTTAACGATCTTCTGAAGCGCCTAAACGGTGCAGCAGATGTGCCTAGCAACGAATGTAGCACCAAGCTGGATCCAAAAGCACAGCTACAGTCGCTCGAAGCGCGGTCGAAGACATCGCGTGTACGGGTACACTACAAGAAATTTACCCGCGGCAAGGATCTGAGCCAAGCGAATGTAAAGGATCTTGCCAACATTTTTGGCAAGCGTTCGTTTGCTGAGATAAACAAGCCGATTGTATCGGCTGCAGAGAACGAGGCGAGCAAAAAGGAGCCCGAAAAAGAGTCAGAACCAGAACGACCAATTTTAGGTTTGTCCACGATCAACGCGAGCATGTCGATTCAAGAGTACTTTAAGGagaaaatgaaacagaaaaatatGGCTGCAGCTGGCGGTGGCGTGAATGGCACAAATggaacaaaaaccgaagaacaACCTTCTGGTAA
It contains:
- the LOC118509271 gene encoding cytochrome b-c1 complex subunit Rieske, mitochondrial isoform X1 — translated: MLTNLAKLSAVRGVSQSVTNGLKPAVVGAAKTESKSASAAGQIPVVSAASAAGLPSNNVRVVSGVTGATQIRCAHTDIRVPDFSDYRRDQVKRPNAKNDSADDRAAFTYLLVGGAAVSTAYVAKSLVSTFVSSMSASADVLAMSKIEIKLADIPEGKSMTFKWRGKPLFIRHRTAQEIEAEQSVAVATLRDPQNDTERVQKPEWLVVIGVCTHLGCVPIANAGDFGGYYCPCHGSHYDASGRIRKGPAPLNLEVPYYEFPEDGLLVVG
- the LOC118509270 gene encoding protein TIPIN homolog; the encoded protein is MAHPHDYLFSESATVEDENDGIIPSDDDELPDADGDDAADGDDAAGPSKPVPVEAKKKTVRNPRNMLNEAKLCGPRGIIALKDHFKDFKFHGKGHEASDLNRMMRHYEHWAHRLYPKFHFDDCMAKIEKLGHKKQVQMYMNKYRSGLLQQELDEAAAIRSEEDEPDDNRQMNQPLDPLDSMLEEQIARSRGRTSIANTSGIGNLSTDTAFDAVRQDGVNPLTEESNVHANALKDTQQVMMPKPPPIINEELKAKIEANRLKALELRKARMLAQSQGRNETENTENDSSTLTRSPDAQ
- the LOC118509268 gene encoding histone-lysine N-methyltransferase SMYD3 isoform X1; this encodes MKKSIYRRGDVILQEKPFACVLDPRYRDSRCDRCFKETKVMKCSNCLYVRYCGRSCQKEAWSDHKEECEKLKALPAGLVVPPAALMMARIVRRLLKGGDTYKGYYTSKRYRKFSDLMPHEENIQKDLKRMDHFASLFVVLQRLLDEVARPSKMELLRIYGKMCINTFNILDNEMNTIGTGMYIGASIIDHSCRPNVVVSFDGETLKMRLLEDYPEQELDFGKLFISYIDLIDTTDVRREQLSERYYFDCDCDRCRDEQEQRRMNAAACPNRNCQESVDMNDSELEHCPLCGTSITNSDRDTFTEISSFTRDHLAQMKNVASTDLDVSRLCLKKQENILHRYNVHHIKTLDNAMESALNMEKWREAIGYGLRLLDGFRHYYSPYHPMLGLTYLKVGKLQLYECQFAEALIHLQQAAKIVRVTHGEQDDLYKRVLIPLLCDAAQGDLGHLAIKPTD
- the LOC118509271 gene encoding cytochrome b-c1 complex subunit Rieske, mitochondrial isoform X2 — its product is MLTNLAKLSAVRGVSQSVTNGLKPAVVGAAKTESKSASAAGATQIRCAHTDIRVPDFSDYRRDQVKRPNAKNDSADDRAAFTYLLVGGAAVSTAYVAKSLVSTFVSSMSASADVLAMSKIEIKLADIPEGKSMTFKWRGKPLFIRHRTAQEIEAEQSVAVATLRDPQNDTERVQKPEWLVVIGVCTHLGCVPIANAGDFGGYYCPCHGSHYDASGRIRKGPAPLNLEVPYYEFPEDGLLVVG
- the LOC118509269 gene encoding la protein homolog; this encodes MTESEVQSAPVPEEKPEESEANSGAVTANEAAIIRQLEYYFGDANLAKDKFMKDQIAKDDGWVPLDVLLTFKRLKSLSEDKKVIVDSIAKSDEGLIEISEDKEKLRRHPERPLPEMNEERRKELYARTVYVKGFAPQGGTTMHELVEFFESFEKVTNIVMRKYLDKPTKKYLFKGSLFVTFSDKEECAKFLEKGPLKYKGKELICMMQNDYYESKRAEHKQRTEKIEERKRKKQEANNELVAQLPTGACVFMDGFGKETTRESIKETIRGLDETLEFAYIDYQKGDKNGYVRFSKQDAGKQFLEKLTDKKLTVDDAEVTVELLVEEKETAYLTKIAEEQAKWKGSAKHKGRGNRGNNNRNHHHHGAGHKRKRDNNADKDAADGEPPSKKDAAVEKPSASETKAAE
- the LOC118509268 gene encoding histone-lysine N-methyltransferase SMYD3 isoform X2, whose amino-acid sequence is MKKSIYRRGDVILQEKPFACVLDPRYRDSRCDRCFKETKVMKCSNCLYVRYCGRSCQKEAWSDHKEECEKLKALPAGLVVPPAALMMARIVRRLLKGGDTYKGYYTSKRYRKFSDLMPHEENIQKDLKRMDHFASLFVVLQRLLDEVARPSKMELLRIYGKMCINTFNILDNEMNTIGTGMYIGASIIDHSCRPNVVVSFDGETLKMRLLEDYPEQELDFGKLFISYIDLIDTTDVRREQLSERYYFDCDCDRCRDEQEQRRMNAAACPNRNCQESVDMNDSELEHCPLCGTSITNSDRDTFTEISSFTRDHLAQMKNVAYLDVSRLCLKKQENILHRYNVHHIKTLDNAMESALNMEKWREAIGYGLRLLDGFRHYYSPYHPMLGLTYLKVGKLQLYECQFAEALIHLQQAAKIVRVTHGEQDDLYKRVLIPLLCDAAQGDLGHLAIKPTD